A genomic stretch from Salarias fasciatus chromosome 10, fSalaFa1.1, whole genome shotgun sequence includes:
- the cchcr1 gene encoding coiled-coil alpha-helical rod protein 1 isoform X3, producing the protein MLQGEHFGGATSADHLSELRSSCRATQRSEQWSRLESQWQMEAEKRKAEAGRLKEQVEALKETVERCREEIRDKDTALIRHSHEMEVMCEELSNTKTELSQVREELSLSSVQKEKISSQLKASYCAELDTAARTNTELQERLQSITSEVLQLKSSLMEVSAERDGLKEHLSQMGRAFETQSATLHSLRNYIGQLAPEKGEKEQLNKAVEKLSKEKEALLTTTELLTVRLNSLNEILALQEEKLMKKISPDPHVKNGCEGCQVLQLWREKVFKLCIQLRFKDIELRREKEDLLSKVRSIEQELQQEQHRSTVLQHSLRDRIAELDLERIEKKTFKEDLAKVDKENTQLRSQSQKAEAECKTLTEAIHRFSQTFENKVAEVAAAKTRLSTFTQRLTFAQRRVETIQALVMRRAALQKVEQACKQTEEAEAADRKLQIEHTLVCEERDRLSQELKRTPELIDKALAELKHQYESKVKQQQQELEQSRLELQQSEADREDAEQSLQQIRDQLEESKVNLEKLRCEMLSQQALSKQALKERVSEIEDQCAEKLREMEVQVNTARREHTKAVRTLRQFEREAARSQDEMKENTKRDVANIYPADTEIDKNPLLVTSAQRGLHRDFARPHTAAPQNFAAFRKYRRKPPERSCSAGTKDHQASDERLLCVLEELHALSAAVVNSSEDSAEEEGRSDSVGPATGSLHS; encoded by the exons ATGCTACAAGGAGAGCACTTTGGAGGAGCTACTTCTGCGGATCACTTGTCAGAGCTGAGGTCAAG TTGTAGAGCTACACAGAGAAGTGAGCAGTGGTCGAGATTGGAATCACAGTGGCAGATGGAGGCAGAAAAGCGTAAGGCTGAAGCTGGACGGTTGAAGGAGCAGGTGGAAGCTCTGAAGGAGACCGTAGAGAGGTGCAGGGAGGAGATACGAGACAAAGACACTGCCCTGATCAG ACACAGCCATGAGATGGAGGTAATGTGTGAAGAGCTGTCTAACACTAAGACTGAACTCAGCCAAGTCAGAGAGGAGCTGAGTCTCAGCAGTGTGCAGAAGGAGAAAATAAGCTCACAG TTGAAGGCGTCCTATTGTGCAGAATTGGATACAGCAGcaagaacaaacacagaacTACAGGAGAGACTTCAATCAATAACCTCAGAAGTGCTGCAGCTAAAAAGCTCTCTGATGGAGGTATCTGCAGAGAGAGATGGGCTGAAAGAACATTTAAG CCAAATGGGACGAGCTTTTGAGACACAATCTGCCACCCTGCACAGTCTTAGAAATTACATCGGCCAGCTTGCCCCAGAGAAAGGGGAGAAGGAACAATTAAACAAAGCAGTGGAG AAGCtgagcaaagaaaaagaagctctCCTGACGACCACAGAGCTTCTGACAGTCAGGCTCAACTCTTTGAATGAAATACTTGCCCTACAAGAAGAGAAGCTGATGAAGAAG ATATCACCAGATCCACATGTGAAAAATGGATGTGAAGGATGTCAAGTGCTTCAACTCTGGAGAGAAAAAGTCTTCAAGTTATGCATCCAGCTTCGCTTCAAGGACATCGAActaagaagagagaaagaggatcTTCTTTCAAAA GTCAGATCTATAGagcaggagctccagcaggagcagcaccgTTCGACTGTGCTTCAACACAGTCTGCGTGACAGGATAGctgagctggacctggagaGAATCGAAAAGAAG aCTTTTAAAGAAGACCTGGCTAAGGTTGACAAAGAAAATACTCAGCTGAGGTCACAGAGTCaaaaagctgaagctgagtgtAAAACTTTGACTGAGGCAATACACAG gttcagtcagacatTTGAAAACAAGGTGGCAGAAGTGGCTGCAGCCAAAACGAGGCTCTCCACTTTTACACAGAGGCTGACTTTTGCTCAGAGACGCGTGGAGACAATCCAAG cgTTGGTTATGAGGAGGGCAGCTCTGCAGAAAGTGGAACAGGCCTGTAAACAGACAGAAGAGGCTGAGGCTGCTGACAG AAAGCTCCAGATCGAGCACACCTTggtgtgtgaggagagagacagactcAGCCAGGAGCTCAAAAGAACCCCAGAGCTCATTGACAAAGCTCTGGCTGAACTGAAGCACCAAT ACGAGAGCAAagtcaagcagcagcagcaggaactggaGCAGAGCCGGCTGGAGCTCCAGCAGTCCGAAGCCGATCGAGAGGACGCTGAGCAGAGCCTGCAGCAGATCCGAgaccagctggaggagagcaagGTCAACCTGGAGAAACTCCGCTGTGAGATGCTCAGCCAGCAGGCGCTCAGCAAGCAGG cccTGAAGGAACGAGTGTCTGAGATTGAGGACCAGTGTGCTGAGAAGCTGCGAGAGATGGAAGTTCAAGTCAACACAGCCAGGAGGGAGCACACCAAAGCAG TTAGGACTTTGCGGCAGTTCGAGAGAGAGGCAGCAAGGAGTCAGGATGAGATGAAAGAGAACACAAAGAGGGACGTGGCGAACATATACCCAGCGGACACAGAGATTGATAAAAATCCACTGCTG GTCACGAGTGCTCAGAGAGGGCTGCATCGAGACTTCGCCAGACCTCACACGGCAGCTCCACAAAACTTTGCCGCTTTCAGGAAATATCGACGCAAACCTCCAGAGAGGAGTTGCTCCGCGGGAACAAAAGACCACCAGGCTTCAGACG AgagactgctgtgtgttttggaggaGCTCCACGCTCTCAGTGCTGCAGTGGTAAACAGCTCGGAGGACtctgcggaggaggagggacggagtGACAGTGTGGGACCAGCCACAGGCAGTCTGCACAGCTGA
- the cchcr1 gene encoding coiled-coil alpha-helical rod protein 1 isoform X1, with amino-acid sequence MERRDFGKARLVVPTDFTQSAAARGNIPEDLVPPSHFTSRVHSTQAQRSVKVPVTPPPISWINPEVSSVLPADCGPANPWLALSQAQQEILELKKENQRILMLQGEHFGGATSADHLSELRSSCRATQRSEQWSRLESQWQMEAEKRKAEAGRLKEQVEALKETVERCREEIRDKDTALIRHSHEMEVMCEELSNTKTELSQVREELSLSSVQKEKISSQLKASYCAELDTAARTNTELQERLQSITSEVLQLKSSLMEVSAERDGLKEHLSQMGRAFETQSATLHSLRNYIGQLAPEKGEKEQLNKAVEKLSKEKEALLTTTELLTVRLNSLNEILALQEEKLMKKISPDPHVKNGCEGCQVLQLWREKVFKLCIQLRFKDIELRREKEDLLSKVRSIEQELQQEQHRSTVLQHSLRDRIAELDLERIEKKTFKEDLAKVDKENTQLRSQSQKAEAECKTLTEAIHRFSQTFENKVAEVAAAKTRLSTFTQRLTFAQRRVETIQALVMRRAALQKVEQACKQTEEAEAADRKLQIEHTLVCEERDRLSQELKRTPELIDKALAELKHQYESKVKQQQQELEQSRLELQQSEADREDAEQSLQQIRDQLEESKVNLEKLRCEMLSQQALSKQALKERVSEIEDQCAEKLREMEVQVNTARREHTKAVRTLRQFEREAARSQDEMKENTKRDVANIYPADTEIDKNPLLVTSAQRGLHRDFARPHTAAPQNFAAFRKYRRKPPERSCSAGTKDHQASDERLLCVLEELHALSAAVVNSSEDSAEEEGRSDSVGPATGSLHS; translated from the exons ATGGAGAGACGTGACTTTGGGAAAGCCAGGCTGGTTGTACCCACTGATTTCACTCAGTCTGCTGCAGCAA gagGAAATATTCCTGAAGACCTTGTGCCCCCTTCACATTTTACATCGAGGGTTCACTCCACACAAGCACAGAGAAGTGTTAAAGTTCCTGTGACACCACCCCCCATCTCCTGGATCAACCCTGAAGTGTCATCAGTGCTCCCAGCAGATTGTGGTCCTGCCAATCCATGGCTCGCACTCTCTCAGGCCCAACAGGAAATCTTGGAGCTGAAGAAGGAAAATCAGAGGATCCTGATGCTACAAGGAGAGCACTTTGGAGGAGCTACTTCTGCGGATCACTTGTCAGAGCTGAGGTCAAG TTGTAGAGCTACACAGAGAAGTGAGCAGTGGTCGAGATTGGAATCACAGTGGCAGATGGAGGCAGAAAAGCGTAAGGCTGAAGCTGGACGGTTGAAGGAGCAGGTGGAAGCTCTGAAGGAGACCGTAGAGAGGTGCAGGGAGGAGATACGAGACAAAGACACTGCCCTGATCAG ACACAGCCATGAGATGGAGGTAATGTGTGAAGAGCTGTCTAACACTAAGACTGAACTCAGCCAAGTCAGAGAGGAGCTGAGTCTCAGCAGTGTGCAGAAGGAGAAAATAAGCTCACAG TTGAAGGCGTCCTATTGTGCAGAATTGGATACAGCAGcaagaacaaacacagaacTACAGGAGAGACTTCAATCAATAACCTCAGAAGTGCTGCAGCTAAAAAGCTCTCTGATGGAGGTATCTGCAGAGAGAGATGGGCTGAAAGAACATTTAAG CCAAATGGGACGAGCTTTTGAGACACAATCTGCCACCCTGCACAGTCTTAGAAATTACATCGGCCAGCTTGCCCCAGAGAAAGGGGAGAAGGAACAATTAAACAAAGCAGTGGAG AAGCtgagcaaagaaaaagaagctctCCTGACGACCACAGAGCTTCTGACAGTCAGGCTCAACTCTTTGAATGAAATACTTGCCCTACAAGAAGAGAAGCTGATGAAGAAG ATATCACCAGATCCACATGTGAAAAATGGATGTGAAGGATGTCAAGTGCTTCAACTCTGGAGAGAAAAAGTCTTCAAGTTATGCATCCAGCTTCGCTTCAAGGACATCGAActaagaagagagaaagaggatcTTCTTTCAAAA GTCAGATCTATAGagcaggagctccagcaggagcagcaccgTTCGACTGTGCTTCAACACAGTCTGCGTGACAGGATAGctgagctggacctggagaGAATCGAAAAGAAG aCTTTTAAAGAAGACCTGGCTAAGGTTGACAAAGAAAATACTCAGCTGAGGTCACAGAGTCaaaaagctgaagctgagtgtAAAACTTTGACTGAGGCAATACACAG gttcagtcagacatTTGAAAACAAGGTGGCAGAAGTGGCTGCAGCCAAAACGAGGCTCTCCACTTTTACACAGAGGCTGACTTTTGCTCAGAGACGCGTGGAGACAATCCAAG cgTTGGTTATGAGGAGGGCAGCTCTGCAGAAAGTGGAACAGGCCTGTAAACAGACAGAAGAGGCTGAGGCTGCTGACAG AAAGCTCCAGATCGAGCACACCTTggtgtgtgaggagagagacagactcAGCCAGGAGCTCAAAAGAACCCCAGAGCTCATTGACAAAGCTCTGGCTGAACTGAAGCACCAAT ACGAGAGCAAagtcaagcagcagcagcaggaactggaGCAGAGCCGGCTGGAGCTCCAGCAGTCCGAAGCCGATCGAGAGGACGCTGAGCAGAGCCTGCAGCAGATCCGAgaccagctggaggagagcaagGTCAACCTGGAGAAACTCCGCTGTGAGATGCTCAGCCAGCAGGCGCTCAGCAAGCAGG cccTGAAGGAACGAGTGTCTGAGATTGAGGACCAGTGTGCTGAGAAGCTGCGAGAGATGGAAGTTCAAGTCAACACAGCCAGGAGGGAGCACACCAAAGCAG TTAGGACTTTGCGGCAGTTCGAGAGAGAGGCAGCAAGGAGTCAGGATGAGATGAAAGAGAACACAAAGAGGGACGTGGCGAACATATACCCAGCGGACACAGAGATTGATAAAAATCCACTGCTG GTCACGAGTGCTCAGAGAGGGCTGCATCGAGACTTCGCCAGACCTCACACGGCAGCTCCACAAAACTTTGCCGCTTTCAGGAAATATCGACGCAAACCTCCAGAGAGGAGTTGCTCCGCGGGAACAAAAGACCACCAGGCTTCAGACG AgagactgctgtgtgttttggaggaGCTCCACGCTCTCAGTGCTGCAGTGGTAAACAGCTCGGAGGACtctgcggaggaggagggacggagtGACAGTGTGGGACCAGCCACAGGCAGTCTGCACAGCTGA
- the cchcr1 gene encoding coiled-coil alpha-helical rod protein 1 isoform X2, with amino-acid sequence MERRDFGKARLVVPTDFTQSAAARGNIPEDLVPPSHFTSRVHSTQAQRSVKVPVTPPPISWINPEVSSVLPADCGPANPWLALSQAQQEILELKKENQRILMLQGEHFGGATSADHLSELRSSCRATQRSEQWSRLESQWQMEAEKRKAEAGRLKEQVEALKETVERCREEIRDKDTALIRHSHEMEVMCEELSNTKTELSQVREELSLSSVQKEKISSQLKASYCAELDTAARTNTELQERLQSITSEVLQLKSSLMEVSAERDGLKEHLSQMGRAFETQSATLHSLRNYIGQLAPEKGEKEQLNKAVEKLSKEKEALLTTTELLTVRLNSLNEILALQEEKLMKKISPDPHVKNGCEGCQVLQLWREKVFKLCIQLRFKDIELRREKEDLLSKVRSIEQELQQEQHRSTVLQHSLRDRIAELDLERIEKKTFKEDLAKVDKENTQLRSQSQKAEAECKTLTEAIHRFSQTFENKVAEVAAAKTRLSTFTQRLTFAQRRVETIQALVMRRAALQKVEQACKQTEEAEAADRKLQIEHTLVCEERDRLSQELKRTPELIDKALAELKHQYESKVKQQQQELEQSRLELQQSEADREDAEQSLQQIRDQLEESKVNLEKLRCEMLSQQALSKQALKERVSEIEDQCAEKLREMEVQVNTARREHTKAVRTLRQFEREAARSQDEMKENTKRDVANIYPADTEIDKNPLLVTSAQRGLHRDFARPHTAAPQNFAAFRKYRRKPPERSCSAGTKDHQASDVARLHPVRETAVCFGGAPRSQCCSGKQLGGLCGGGGTE; translated from the exons ATGGAGAGACGTGACTTTGGGAAAGCCAGGCTGGTTGTACCCACTGATTTCACTCAGTCTGCTGCAGCAA gagGAAATATTCCTGAAGACCTTGTGCCCCCTTCACATTTTACATCGAGGGTTCACTCCACACAAGCACAGAGAAGTGTTAAAGTTCCTGTGACACCACCCCCCATCTCCTGGATCAACCCTGAAGTGTCATCAGTGCTCCCAGCAGATTGTGGTCCTGCCAATCCATGGCTCGCACTCTCTCAGGCCCAACAGGAAATCTTGGAGCTGAAGAAGGAAAATCAGAGGATCCTGATGCTACAAGGAGAGCACTTTGGAGGAGCTACTTCTGCGGATCACTTGTCAGAGCTGAGGTCAAG TTGTAGAGCTACACAGAGAAGTGAGCAGTGGTCGAGATTGGAATCACAGTGGCAGATGGAGGCAGAAAAGCGTAAGGCTGAAGCTGGACGGTTGAAGGAGCAGGTGGAAGCTCTGAAGGAGACCGTAGAGAGGTGCAGGGAGGAGATACGAGACAAAGACACTGCCCTGATCAG ACACAGCCATGAGATGGAGGTAATGTGTGAAGAGCTGTCTAACACTAAGACTGAACTCAGCCAAGTCAGAGAGGAGCTGAGTCTCAGCAGTGTGCAGAAGGAGAAAATAAGCTCACAG TTGAAGGCGTCCTATTGTGCAGAATTGGATACAGCAGcaagaacaaacacagaacTACAGGAGAGACTTCAATCAATAACCTCAGAAGTGCTGCAGCTAAAAAGCTCTCTGATGGAGGTATCTGCAGAGAGAGATGGGCTGAAAGAACATTTAAG CCAAATGGGACGAGCTTTTGAGACACAATCTGCCACCCTGCACAGTCTTAGAAATTACATCGGCCAGCTTGCCCCAGAGAAAGGGGAGAAGGAACAATTAAACAAAGCAGTGGAG AAGCtgagcaaagaaaaagaagctctCCTGACGACCACAGAGCTTCTGACAGTCAGGCTCAACTCTTTGAATGAAATACTTGCCCTACAAGAAGAGAAGCTGATGAAGAAG ATATCACCAGATCCACATGTGAAAAATGGATGTGAAGGATGTCAAGTGCTTCAACTCTGGAGAGAAAAAGTCTTCAAGTTATGCATCCAGCTTCGCTTCAAGGACATCGAActaagaagagagaaagaggatcTTCTTTCAAAA GTCAGATCTATAGagcaggagctccagcaggagcagcaccgTTCGACTGTGCTTCAACACAGTCTGCGTGACAGGATAGctgagctggacctggagaGAATCGAAAAGAAG aCTTTTAAAGAAGACCTGGCTAAGGTTGACAAAGAAAATACTCAGCTGAGGTCACAGAGTCaaaaagctgaagctgagtgtAAAACTTTGACTGAGGCAATACACAG gttcagtcagacatTTGAAAACAAGGTGGCAGAAGTGGCTGCAGCCAAAACGAGGCTCTCCACTTTTACACAGAGGCTGACTTTTGCTCAGAGACGCGTGGAGACAATCCAAG cgTTGGTTATGAGGAGGGCAGCTCTGCAGAAAGTGGAACAGGCCTGTAAACAGACAGAAGAGGCTGAGGCTGCTGACAG AAAGCTCCAGATCGAGCACACCTTggtgtgtgaggagagagacagactcAGCCAGGAGCTCAAAAGAACCCCAGAGCTCATTGACAAAGCTCTGGCTGAACTGAAGCACCAAT ACGAGAGCAAagtcaagcagcagcagcaggaactggaGCAGAGCCGGCTGGAGCTCCAGCAGTCCGAAGCCGATCGAGAGGACGCTGAGCAGAGCCTGCAGCAGATCCGAgaccagctggaggagagcaagGTCAACCTGGAGAAACTCCGCTGTGAGATGCTCAGCCAGCAGGCGCTCAGCAAGCAGG cccTGAAGGAACGAGTGTCTGAGATTGAGGACCAGTGTGCTGAGAAGCTGCGAGAGATGGAAGTTCAAGTCAACACAGCCAGGAGGGAGCACACCAAAGCAG TTAGGACTTTGCGGCAGTTCGAGAGAGAGGCAGCAAGGAGTCAGGATGAGATGAAAGAGAACACAAAGAGGGACGTGGCGAACATATACCCAGCGGACACAGAGATTGATAAAAATCCACTGCTG GTCACGAGTGCTCAGAGAGGGCTGCATCGAGACTTCGCCAGACCTCACACGGCAGCTCCACAAAACTTTGCCGCTTTCAGGAAATATCGACGCAAACCTCCAGAGAGGAGTTGCTCCGCGGGAACAAAAGACCACCAGGCTTCAGACG TGGCCCGTCTGCATCCTGTCAGAgagactgctgtgtgttttggaggaGCTCCACGCTCTCAGTGCTGCAGTGGTAAACAGCTCGGAGGACtctgcggaggaggagggacggagtGA